One Epinephelus lanceolatus isolate andai-2023 chromosome 17, ASM4190304v1, whole genome shotgun sequence genomic window carries:
- the ubac2 gene encoding ubiquitin-associated domain-containing protein 2, giving the protein MFTTTGSRGLYKAPLSKGLLLVLNGLTVMLTLLPQYQELFMYNLQAVTQQHQVWRLLCGRLVCLDVKDSFCSSLLIYNFRIFERRFGTRKFASFLLGTWCLSALMDFLLAQAFQFLFDYEVEELPAGLLAPVFSLFVPFYRLIPRMPVTQVLGHLHITNKSLVYIVGLQLLTSSPFMWLLALSGLISGGLYHSNILWLQKLLFVPAWVSCIGRYILEPVFSSSQPSSETPLGMGATLDIQRQQRMDMLDQQLLLAQYNESRRNARQQQQSGLLQWTRLFPSLRHRGQNRPPMQPRPQAQSHPSTQSALLDNSPVAEEQVARLVEMGFSRIDALEALRASNNDINMATNFLLQH; this is encoded by the exons ATGTTTACCACCACCGGCTCCCGGGGCCTGT ACAAGGCTCCTCTGTCTAAAGGCCTCCTGCTGGTTCTCAATGGGCTGACTGTGATGCTCACCCTGCTGCCACAGTACCAAGAGCTGTTCATGTACAACCTGCAGGCTGTCACACAGCAGCACCAG GTGTGGAGGTTGTTGTGCGGCAGGCTGGTCTGTCTAGATGTGAAGGACTCCTTCTGCAGCAGCCTGCTCATCTACAACTTTAGAATCTTTGAGAGGAGGTTTGGCACCAGGAAGTTTGCC TCCTTCCTGTTGGGAACCTGGTGTCTCTCTGCGCTGATGGACTTCCTGCTGGCTCAGGCTTTCCAGTTTCTGTTTGACTATGAGGTGGAGGAACTGCCTGCAGGACT GCTCGCTCCAGTCTTCTCTCTGTTTGTGCCTTTCTACCGGTTGATCCCCAGGATGCCGGTCACCCAGGTCCTGGGTCACCTCCACATTACCAACAAGTCTCTGGTCTACATAGTAGGCTTGCAG CTGCTGACTTCAAGCCCCTTCATGTGGCTCCTTGCACTCAGTGGCCTG ATCTCAGGCGGACTGTACCACTCCAACATCCTCTGGTTACAGAAGCTCCTCTTTGTGCCCGCCTGGGTGTCTTGTATTGGACGGTATATTCTGGAGCCCGTCTTCTCAA GCTCCCAGCCGAGCAGTGAGACACCCCTGGGGATGGGTGCCACTCTGGACATCCAGAGGCAGCAGAGGATGGACATGCTCGACCAGCAGCTACTGCTGGCCCAATACAACGAGTCCAGGAGGAACGCCAGACAACAGCAACAG tctgGGTTGTTACAGTGGACCAGGTTATTCCCCTCCCTGAGACACAGAGGGCAGAACCGACCTCCAATGCAGCCCCGCCCCCAGGCTCAGTCACACCCTTCTACACAGTCGGCTCTATTGGACAACTCTCCTGTCGCAGAGGAGCag GTTGCACGGTTGGTGGAAATGGGCTTTTCCAGGATCGATGCCCTCGAGGCCCTCAGAGCTTCAAACAACGACATCAACATGGCAACCAACTTCCTCTTGCAACACTGA